In Bacillus sp. KH172YL63, one genomic interval encodes:
- a CDS encoding ATP-binding protein: MITLIKSLLVNITILFSFTYNANVLFPFKEKKEAPFKHKITYGLVASFGALLCMLYPIETLGETHFDLRMIAILIVTIYAGLLSGSMVLTCVIIFRYLIGGPYVTVGIAVSILAFVIGVLFRKKLLNTQYKLIVSTFIFLFHTLIYVIIINIFIPILHLPFYFTYFTIFYFTFIALVFIIEHLIRTNKQIEEMVYLDKLNMVGQMAASIAHEIRNPLATVRGFIQHLSEDTKDEQLKKYSPLILTELDRTNKIITDYLSVAKPSGSQLSTLNLENIIQDCVDLLSPFASYSGTSIIFDGSGSNYIKGDEDHIKQAIMNVIKNGIESIEQHGEINITLKEDLFPHSIIIIITDNGKGMTGDELKKIGLPFYTTKTKGTGLGSMVTNKLVREMGGMIEYESELNKGTVVKIKLPLTSKPQ, translated from the coding sequence TTGATTACATTAATCAAATCTCTATTGGTCAATATTACGATATTGTTTTCATTTACTTATAATGCCAACGTATTATTTCCATTTAAAGAAAAGAAGGAAGCCCCGTTCAAACACAAGATTACATATGGTCTTGTCGCTTCATTCGGTGCTTTGTTGTGTATGTTATATCCCATTGAAACACTGGGTGAGACCCATTTTGATCTAAGGATGATCGCCATTTTGATTGTGACCATTTATGCCGGGCTATTATCGGGATCGATGGTTCTTACGTGTGTCATCATCTTCCGTTATTTAATTGGCGGACCATATGTGACGGTGGGCATCGCTGTTTCCATATTGGCATTTGTAATCGGAGTCCTCTTTCGAAAAAAGCTACTGAACACACAATATAAGTTAATTGTCTCTACGTTCATCTTTCTCTTTCATACGTTGATTTACGTGATCATTATTAATATTTTCATACCGATTCTTCATCTACCATTCTACTTTACATATTTTACTATTTTCTATTTTACGTTTATCGCTCTCGTTTTCATCATTGAACACCTGATCCGGACGAATAAACAAATAGAAGAAATGGTGTATCTGGACAAGTTGAATATGGTGGGGCAAATGGCAGCATCCATTGCTCACGAAATCCGTAATCCACTGGCGACCGTCAGGGGATTCATCCAGCATTTGAGCGAAGACACGAAAGACGAACAATTAAAAAAATACTCTCCCCTCATCTTAACTGAGTTGGACCGGACGAATAAAATCATCACCGACTACCTGAGTGTGGCAAAGCCAAGCGGCTCTCAATTATCGACCTTGAATCTTGAGAACATCATTCAGGACTGTGTTGATCTTCTCAGTCCCTTCGCTTCCTATTCAGGGACATCGATTATATTTGACGGATCTGGGAGCAACTATATAAAAGGTGATGAAGATCATATTAAACAAGCCATCATGAATGTGATCAAAAATGGCATCGAATCAATCGAACAACATGGGGAAATCAATATAACGCTAAAAGAAGATCTATTTCCCCATTCCATCATCATCATCATAACCGATAACGGAAAAGGCATGACCGGGGATGAACTAAAGAAAATCGGATTACCTTTTTATACAACCAAAACCAAAGGGACAGGTTTAGGCAGTATGGTCACGAATAAGCTCGTCCGTGAAATGGGCGGGATGATTGAATATGAAAGTGAACTGAATAAGGGGACGGTCGTTAAAATCAAGCTTCCTCTTACGTCAAAACCACAATGA